The Streptomyces sp. NBC_01268 genome window below encodes:
- a CDS encoding HAMP domain-containing sensor histidine kinase: MRWALVKVSLAVTAMVVVAFAVPLGLVVKEMARDRAFSNAERRAAGLAPVLAITTDREQLDRAVATTDDGAEGRLAVHLPSPGEPGAEGVEIGTRRATDESLATTRALGRATIAEVPGGSVLLQPTAVSSGQVAIVELFVPEGEVSNGVATAWLVLAAVGIALIVGSVAVADRLGVRMVQPAQRLARAAHELGEGKLGARVPEEGPPELKSAATAFNSMADQVVQLLANERELAADLSHRLRTPLTVLRLNAASLGSGPAAEQTRAAVEQLEREVDTIIRTAREAKPQTQPSAPLAGCDASEVVRERMDFWSALAEDEDRKVRVAGIERPVRIPVARPELVAALDALLGNVFRHTRVGTAFSVDVHNGDDAVIILVSDAGSGIADPAAALARGNSGGRDGSTGLGLDIVRRMAESTGGDVRIGHSVLGGTEVRIWIGLDGRRSADGRSRGRRRAESGAGRRGRRQKA, from the coding sequence CGTGCCGCTCGGCCTGGTCGTCAAGGAGATGGCCAGGGACCGGGCGTTCTCCAACGCCGAGCGCCGGGCCGCCGGACTCGCGCCGGTCCTCGCGATCACCACCGACCGCGAACAGCTGGACCGGGCCGTCGCCACCACCGACGACGGGGCCGAGGGCCGGCTCGCCGTGCACCTCCCCTCGCCCGGCGAACCCGGCGCCGAGGGCGTCGAGATCGGCACCCGGCGCGCCACCGACGAGAGCCTGGCCACCACCCGGGCGCTGGGCCGGGCCACCATCGCCGAGGTGCCGGGCGGCTCCGTGCTGCTCCAGCCCACCGCGGTCAGCTCCGGACAGGTCGCCATCGTCGAACTCTTCGTCCCCGAGGGCGAGGTCAGCAACGGCGTCGCCACCGCCTGGCTGGTCCTCGCCGCCGTCGGGATCGCCCTCATCGTCGGCTCCGTCGCGGTCGCCGACCGGCTCGGCGTGCGCATGGTCCAGCCCGCCCAGCGCCTCGCGCGCGCCGCCCACGAACTGGGCGAGGGCAAGCTGGGCGCCCGGGTCCCCGAGGAGGGCCCGCCGGAGCTCAAGTCCGCCGCCACGGCCTTCAACTCGATGGCCGACCAGGTCGTGCAGCTCCTCGCCAACGAACGCGAACTCGCCGCCGACCTCTCCCACCGGCTGCGCACCCCGCTGACCGTGCTCCGGCTCAACGCGGCCTCGCTGGGCTCGGGTCCCGCGGCCGAGCAGACCCGGGCCGCCGTCGAACAGCTGGAGCGCGAGGTCGACACGATCATCCGCACCGCCCGCGAGGCCAAGCCGCAGACCCAGCCGAGCGCGCCCCTGGCCGGCTGCGACGCCTCCGAAGTGGTGCGCGAGCGGATGGACTTCTGGTCGGCGCTCGCCGAGGACGAGGACCGCAAGGTGCGGGTCGCGGGCATCGAGCGGCCCGTCCGCATCCCGGTCGCCCGGCCCGAACTCGTTGCCGCGCTCGACGCGCTGCTCGGCAACGTCTTCCGGCACACCCGGGTGGGCACCGCCTTCTCGGTCGACGTCCACAACGGGGACGACGCCGTCATCATCCTGGTCTCCGACGCCGGCTCCGGCATCGCCGACCCCGCCGCCGCGCTCGCCCGCGGCAACAGCGGCGGCCGGGACGGCTCCACCGGCCTCGGCCTCGACATCGTGCGCCGCATGGCGGAGTCCACCGGCGGCGACGTACGCATCGGGCACTCGGTGCTCGGTGGCACCGAGGTGCGCATCTGGATCGGCCTCGACGGCCGCCGCTCCGCCGACGGCAGGAGCCGCGGCCGCCGCCGCGCCGAGTCGGGCGCGGGGCGCCGCGGACGGCGCCAGAAGGCCTGA
- a CDS encoding alpha/beta fold hydrolase: MTAHTLLLAHGSGGGTDSHFGPIRTALASGGRRVVGFDLPGTGTAPRATAPLDLDALADGLVAEADAAGVERFAVAGYSLGTTVAVRAATRHPERVTGLALTAPFARADHALRQASCLWRDLAESGQHELVARLLVTLVFSPAMLDPMSPEIVEGVVRLAAESLPAGTPDHADLVTRADVRGDLPRVGVPTLVISTTEDRLVSPALHRAVAAGIPGARLAELATGHAPFAENPATWGKLTVEFLEELEG, translated from the coding sequence ATGACCGCGCACACCCTGCTCCTGGCCCACGGCTCCGGCGGCGGCACCGACTCCCACTTCGGCCCGATCCGCACCGCACTGGCCTCCGGCGGACGCCGGGTCGTCGGCTTCGACCTGCCCGGCACCGGCACCGCACCGCGCGCCACCGCCCCGCTCGACCTGGACGCGCTCGCCGACGGCCTGGTGGCGGAGGCAGACGCGGCGGGCGTCGAGCGCTTCGCCGTCGCGGGGTATTCACTGGGCACGACCGTCGCGGTCCGCGCCGCCACGCGCCACCCGGAGCGGGTGACCGGGCTGGCGCTCACCGCCCCCTTCGCCCGGGCCGACCACGCACTGCGGCAGGCCTCCTGCCTGTGGCGGGACCTCGCCGAGAGCGGGCAGCACGAGCTGGTGGCGCGTCTCCTGGTGACGCTCGTGTTCAGCCCGGCCATGCTCGACCCGATGAGCCCCGAGATCGTCGAGGGCGTCGTCCGGCTCGCCGCCGAGTCCCTCCCGGCGGGCACGCCGGACCACGCCGACCTGGTGACCCGGGCGGATGTGCGCGGGGACCTGCCCCGGGTGGGCGTGCCGACCCTCGTCATATCCACCACCGAGGACCGCCTCGTCTCCCCCGCCCTGCACCGCGCGGTGGCCGCGGGCATCCCGGGCGCCCGCCTGGCCGAACTGGCCACGGGACACGCCCCGTTCGCGGAGAACCCGGCGACGTGGGGAAAGCTGACGGTGGAGTTCCTGGAGGAGCTGGAGGGCTGA
- the orn gene encoding oligoribonuclease, producing MNDRMVWIDCEMTGLSLTDDALIEVAALVTDSELNVLGEGVDIVIRPPDAALETMPDIVREMHTSSGLLDALAGGTTLADAEAQVLAYIREHVKEPGKAPLCGNSVSTDRGFLARDMAALEKHLHYRIVDVSSIKELARRWYPRAYFNSPEKNGNHRALADIRESIAELRYYREAVFVPQPGPDSETAKQIAAKHVVPAE from the coding sequence ATGAACGATCGCATGGTGTGGATCGACTGCGAGATGACCGGGCTCTCGCTGACGGACGACGCACTCATCGAGGTGGCCGCACTGGTCACCGACTCGGAACTGAACGTGCTCGGCGAAGGCGTGGACATCGTGATCCGCCCGCCGGACGCCGCCCTGGAGACGATGCCGGACATCGTGCGCGAGATGCACACGTCCTCCGGCCTCCTCGACGCGCTCGCCGGGGGCACCACCCTCGCCGACGCCGAGGCCCAGGTGCTCGCCTACATCCGCGAGCACGTGAAGGAGCCCGGCAAGGCCCCGCTGTGCGGGAACTCGGTCTCCACCGACCGCGGCTTCCTCGCCCGCGACATGGCGGCCCTGGAGAAGCACCTCCACTACCGGATCGTCGACGTCTCCTCGATCAAGGAGCTGGCCCGCCGCTGGTACCCGAGGGCGTACTTCAACAGTCCGGAGAAGAACGGCAACCACCGGGCGCTCGCCGACATCCGCGAGTCCATCGCGGAGCTGCGCTACTACCGCGAGGCGGTCTTCGTCCCGCAGCCCGGCCCCGACTCGGAGACCGCGAAGCAGATCGCCGCCAAGCACGTCGTACCCGCGGAATGA
- a CDS encoding cellulose binding domain-containing protein produces MGTSSHRRRTSGRTKAVGVVVAAAVIGGAAFALTGTAQAATVGAAYTRTSGWTGGYTGQYVITNETAAPQSDWTLEFDLPAGTVIGSLWNGDHTVSGRHVTVKPASWNRQLAPGQSVTVGFVTSATGTAGDPVGCLINKAACSAGGATPTPSGRPTGQPTATAAPTATATPTRTATPTQSATPTATATVTPSPTATATTPPGTGAARFAPYVDTSLYPSYDLLATVAQTGVKEFNLAFVTSGGSCAPLWGGVTDLASDKVAAQIGALRAKGGDVRVSFGGAAGHELALNCSSSTALAAAYGKVVDQYKLTKVDFDIEGAALPDTAANTRRSQAIAQLQKSHPGLNVSFTLPVMPEGLTQPGVDLLADAKRNGVRVDAVNIMAMDYGPAYSGDMGQYAVSAATATQAQIKGVLGLSDTAAWKAVAVTPMIGVNDVASEVFKVDDATQLVDFARSKGIGWLSMWSSTRDKQCASGAVGYADPTCSSILQQPYAFTQAFGAYK; encoded by the coding sequence ATGGGCACCAGTTCGCACCGGCGCAGGACGAGCGGCAGGACCAAGGCGGTCGGCGTGGTCGTCGCCGCCGCGGTGATCGGCGGTGCCGCCTTCGCGCTCACCGGAACCGCCCAGGCCGCCACCGTCGGCGCCGCCTACACCAGGACCAGCGGCTGGACCGGCGGCTACACCGGCCAGTACGTCATCACCAACGAGACCGCCGCCCCGCAGTCCGACTGGACCCTGGAGTTCGACCTGCCCGCCGGGACCGTCATCGGCTCCCTCTGGAACGGCGACCACACCGTCTCCGGCCGCCACGTCACCGTGAAGCCCGCGAGCTGGAACCGGCAGCTCGCCCCCGGCCAGTCCGTCACCGTCGGCTTCGTCACCTCCGCCACCGGCACCGCCGGCGACCCGGTCGGCTGCCTCATCAACAAGGCCGCCTGCTCCGCCGGAGGAGCCACCCCCACCCCGAGCGGCCGCCCCACCGGACAGCCCACCGCCACCGCCGCCCCCACGGCCACGGCGACCCCCACCAGGACGGCAACGCCCACCCAGAGCGCCACCCCCACGGCGACCGCCACCGTCACCCCGTCACCCACCGCGACGGCCACCACCCCGCCCGGCACGGGCGCCGCCCGGTTCGCCCCCTACGTCGACACCTCCCTCTACCCCTCGTACGACCTGCTCGCCACCGTCGCCCAGACCGGCGTCAAGGAGTTCAACCTCGCCTTCGTCACCTCGGGCGGCAGCTGCGCGCCGCTGTGGGGCGGCGTCACCGACCTGGCTTCCGACAAGGTCGCCGCCCAGATCGGCGCCCTGCGGGCCAAGGGTGGTGACGTCCGGGTCTCCTTCGGCGGCGCGGCCGGCCACGAACTCGCCCTGAACTGCTCCTCGTCCACCGCGCTGGCCGCCGCGTACGGCAAGGTCGTCGACCAGTACAAGCTCACCAAGGTCGACTTCGACATCGAAGGCGCGGCCCTCCCGGACACCGCCGCCAACACCCGCCGCTCGCAGGCCATCGCACAGCTCCAGAAGTCCCACCCGGGCCTGAACGTCTCCTTCACGCTGCCCGTCATGCCGGAGGGCCTCACCCAGCCCGGCGTGGACCTGCTGGCCGACGCCAAGCGGAACGGGGTCCGCGTCGACGCCGTCAACATCATGGCGATGGACTACGGGCCGGCCTACAGCGGCGACATGGGCCAGTACGCCGTCTCGGCGGCCACCGCCACCCAGGCCCAGATCAAGGGCGTCCTCGGGCTGTCGGACACGGCCGCCTGGAAGGCCGTAGCCGTCACCCCGATGATCGGCGTCAACGACGTCGCCTCCGAGGTGTTCAAGGTCGACGACGCCACCCAGCTGGTGGACTTCGCGAGGTCCAAGGGCATCGGCTGGCTGTCGATGTGGTCCTCGACCCGCGACAAGCAGTGCGCGTCCGGGGCGGTCGGCTACGCCGACCCCACCTGCTCCTCGATCCTCCAGCAGCCCTACGCCTTCACCCAGGCCTTCGGCGCCTACAAGTAG